A single window of Coffea eugenioides isolate CCC68of chromosome 7, Ceug_1.0, whole genome shotgun sequence DNA harbors:
- the LOC113777519 gene encoding G-type lectin S-receptor-like serine/threonine-protein kinase LECRK3, translated as MAVFLLFLLSSVSCLATALAQQSHLNISLGSSLTPTGNSSSWSSHSGLFAFGFYQQGNGYAVGIYLAGIPEKTVIWTANRLSPVFPSNVSLVLSSDGRLILQHTQGQDIVIADPSESISSASMLDSGNFVLYNSDKKIVWQSFEDPTNTLLPGQQLATGHELYSSASETDDSMGIFRIKMQDDGNLVQYPVRKPGSSGYAYYASNTFGNGVTLNLDGDGHLYLINSSLTILSNLTKGGYPQDGRVYMAKIDVDGIFRLYSYSSNQGNRSILWESVEDKCAPKGLCGPNGFCTMMDNVAECRCPPGFDFVNPGNWSSGCERNFTAESCKSNSITNVKYEIRSLANTVWEDNTFATMETSTQEDCEKQCLDDCNCEAAFYKDGECRKQRLPLTYGKRTSDSNVALVKVGTLASISESVIPSSPPKSIKKEIRVDILVIGISLAVFGVMISVTAGVYVHRNQVRAYKKITQSGNVEFVEDAAPKAFTFAELEVATNDFREELGRGAFGAVYKGVLPNSGKVVAVKKLEKVLVEGEKEFQNEIRVIGRTHHRNLIQLLGYCLDGNKRLLVYKYMSNGSLADILFKRENHPWWDERIRIASDVARGILYLHEECETQIIHCDIKPQNILMDDSRCAKISDFGLAKPLDHDRTRTYTAVRGTRGYVAPEWHRNLPVTVKADVYSYGIVLLEIICCRKNVDSRFPEEQSILEVWAYDCFVDGELHKLVGEEEAVDMTKLERMIRIALWCIQNEPTLRPSMKKVVLMLEGTVDVPVPPSPDSFFSAM; from the coding sequence ATGGCTGTATTCTTACTCTTCCTTTTATCATCTGTATCCTGTTTAGCTACAGCATTAGCTCAACAAAGCCATCTAAATATAAGCCTTGGTTCTTCTCTAACACCTACAGGCAACTCATCATCATGGTCGTCGCATTCAGGTCTATTTGCCTTTGGTTTTTACCAGCAAGGCAATGGCTATGCTGTTGGGATATATCTTGCGGGAATCCCTGAAAAAACTGTAATATGGACAGCCAACAGGCTCAGCCCTGTTTTTCCAAGCAATGTTTCGCTGGTGTTATCGAGCGATGGAAGGCTCATTTTGCAGCACACACAGGGCCAGGACATCGTTATTGCTGATCCTTCTGAAAGCATTTCTTCGGCTTCGATGTTGGATTCAGGAAACTTTGTCCTATACAATTCTGATAAGAAAATTGTATGGCAGAGTTTTGAGGATCCGACGAACACTTTGTTACCTGGTCAGCAGCTGGCAACTGGTCACGAGCTGTATTCTAGTGCGTCAGAAACTGATGATTCGATGGGGATTTTTCGGATAAAGATGCAGGATGATGGAAATCTGGTGCAGTATCCTGTGAGAAAGCCAGGCTCATCTGGATATGCCTACTATGCATCTAACACATTCGGAAATGGTGTCACTCTGAATCTGGATGGTGATGGCCATCTCTACTTGATCAATTCAAGCTTAACTATATTGTCTAATCTAACCAAAGGAGGATATCCTCAAGATGGAAGAGTATATATGGCAAAAATTGATGTGGATGGCATATTTCGATTGTATTCATACTCTTCAAATCAAGGCAACAGGTCCATCTTGTGGGAATCTGTGGAGGATAAATGTGCTCCTAAAGGCCTATGTGGGCCTAATGGTTTCTGTACCATGATGGATAATGTTGCTGAATGCAGATGTCCTCCTGGATTTGACTTTGTAAATCCAGGAAATTGGAGTTCAGGCTGTGAGAGAAATTTTACTGCAGAAAGTTGTAAATCTAATAGTATTACCAATGTCAAGTACGAGATTAGATCATTGGCAAATACGGTATGGGAAGATAATACATTTGCTACAATGGAAACAAGCACACAAGAAGACTGTGAAAAGCAGTGCCTTGATGATTGCAACTGTGAAGCAGCATTTTATAAAGATGGAGAATGTAGAAAACAAAGGCTCCCATTGACATATGGGAAAAGGACAAGTGACTCGAATGTCGCTCTGGTCAAGGTGGGTACACTTGCATCCATCAGTGAAAGTGTAATTCCCAGTAGTCCTCCAAAAAGCATCAAAAAAGAAATTCGTGTGGATATCCTAGTTATTGGGATTTCACTTGCTGTTTTTGGAGTCATGATCTCTGTAACTGCAGGGGTTTATGTTCACAGAAATCAGGTGCGAGCCTATAAGAAAATAACGCAAAGTGGAAATGTGGAATTTGTGGAGGATGCGGCTCCAAAAGCCTTCACCTTTGCTGAACTGGAGGTAGCAACAAATGATTTCAGAGAAGAATTGGGCAGAGGAGCATTTGGTGCTGTATACAAAGGGGTTTTGCCAAATTCAGGGAAAGTAGTTGCTGTGAAAAAACTAGAGAAAGTATTAGTAGAAGGGGAAAAGGAGTTTCAAAATGAAATCAGAGTAATCGGGAGAACACACCACCGCAATCTTATCCAGCTGCTTGGCTACTGCCTTGATGGAAATAAAAGGCTTCTGGTGTATAAATATATGAGTAATGGGTCATTGGCGGATATTCTCTTCAAGCGAGAAAATCATCCTTGGTGGGATGAAAGAATCAGAATTGCTTCTGACGTTGCAAGAGGAATTCTTTATTTACATGAAGAGTGTGAGACACAGATCATCCACTGTGACATCAAACCTCAAAATATACTAATGGACGACAGCAGGTGCGCGAAGATATCGGACTTTGGATTGGCAAAGCCATTAGATCATGACAGGACAAGAACTTATACTGCGGtaagaggaacaagaggttATGTTGCACCAGAATGGCATCGTAATTTGCCAGTGACAGTTAAAGCAGATGTTTACAGCTATGGAATAGTGCTGCTAGAGATCATATGCTGTCGAAAGAATGTAGACTCTAGGTTTCCTGAGGAACAATCCATTCTTGAAGTGTGGGCTTATGATTGTTTCGTGGATGGTGAACTCCATAAACTAGTGGGGGAGGAAGAGGCAGTTGACATGACAAAGCTAGAAAGAATGATCAGAATTGCTTTGTGGTGCATCCAGAATGAGCCGACACTCCGACCATCCATGAAGAAAGTTGTTCTTATGCTAGAAGGGACTGTTGATGTTCCAGTTCCTCCCAGTCCAGATTCTTTTTTCAGTGCTATGTAA
- the LOC113777824 gene encoding translocase of chloroplast 159, chloroplastic-like codes for MDSKEVAAASSPVSGSSPNNNTRFEIDIDTAPKVGSNLNTDIHGSGSNGKVNFSSASDDEGFVSGEEDFDMASEKPFVVGPDEKEKSDGLAGENSDGPFAASSEVSVPIDDNRAASEVLVGDNVENVDKVGELEGGKDVEGGEGEPVKESQAVGVGDSLSDNLDESVVEGLEGKPEAPPVFAGDSVSNLDGSGGDSQGGTIESFGERSGTSAGEKEESKHLELLVNDSEREEPEQASLVTNACEVANHDKSDSAAVDTSTVKNGPQPMEEKNVEGIPETGMEQLAVSEAKENGTVSSSGDAEELLGGDQIQAGKSVDEGTYVSFQDDGLEKSESGISHWPEHDKPKSIHDAPEIVEAEDEAKIQMGEEAGLEGSISDGDNDGMIFGSSEAAKQFIEELERGSGGNSFSGADTSLDQPQRVDGQIVTDSDDEVDTDEEGENKELFDSAALAALLKAATGADSDGGSITITSQDGSRLFSVERPAGLGSSLRSLRPTPRSNRPNIFTPSTFSNSGESESNLTDEEKKKLERLQQIQVKFLRLLHRLGLSTDESVAAQVIYRLTLAAGRQSGQLFSTEAAKAMALQLEAEEKDNLDFSLNILVLGKSGVGKSATLNSIFGEEKAQIDAFQPATTTVKEISGFVDGVKLRVFDTPGLKCSAMEQSFNRSILSSVKKLTKKNPPDIVLYVDRLDAQTRDLNDLPLLRTISGSLGSSTWRSAIVTLTHAASAPPDGPSGSPMSYEAFVTQRSHVVQHSIGQAVGDLRMMSPSLMNPVSLVENHPSCRRNREGQKVLPNGQTWRPQLLLLCYSMKILSEAGSLSKPQDPFDHRKLFGFRVRSPPLPYMLSSMLQSRAHPKLSTEQGGEIGDSDIDLDDLSDIDNDDEDEYDQLPPFRPLRKAQIAKLSKEQRKAYFDEYDYRVKLLQKKQWKEELKRMKEMKTKGKDAEIVNGFTEEDADSAAAAPVAVPLPDMVLPPSFDGDNPAYRYRFLEPTSQFLARPVLDTHSWDHDCGYDGVNVENSLAILNRFPAAVTVQVTKDKKDFSISLDSSIAAKHGENVSSMAGFDIQSIGKQLAYVVRGETKFKNLKKNRTAGGVSITFLGENVVPGIKIEDQITLGKQYALVGSAGVVRAQQDTAYGANFELQRREQDFPIGQVQSTFSMSVIKWRGDLALGFNSLAQFSVGRGSKVAVRAGINNKLSGQVTVRASSSEHLSLALAAVIPTVISIYKKLCPGVGEKQLMY; via the coding sequence ATGGACTCGAAGGAAGTGGCTGCTGCGTCTTCTCCGGTCTCAGGTTCTTCTCCTAATAATAATACTCGTTTTGAAATTGATATTGATACTGCTCCTAAGGTTGGTAGTAATTTGAATACTGATATTCATGGTAGTGGTAGCAATGGTAAAGTTAATTTTAGTAGTGCTTCTGATGATGAGGGGTTTGTGAGTGGTGAGGAGGATTTTGATATGGCTTCGGAGAAGCCATTTGTGGTGGGCcctgatgaaaaagaaaaatccgaCGGCCTTGCGGGGGAGAATTCTGACGGCCCTTTTGCGGCTTCGTCGGAAGTATCTGTCCCAATCGATGATAATAGGGCTGCTTCTGAGGTTTTAGTTGGTGATAATGTCGAAAATGTTGATAAAGTTGGGGAATTAGAGGGTGGGAAGGATGTTGAAGGAGGTGAGGGCGAGCCGGTGAAAGAATCTCAAGCTGTTGGTGTAGGGGATAGTCTTTCTGATAATTTGGATGAAAGTGTTGTCGAGGGCTTGGAGGGGAAGCCTGAAGCTCCTCCTGTCTTTGCTGGGGATTCGGTCTCGAATTTGGATGGGAGTGGTGGTGATAGTCAAGGGGGCACGATAGAGAGTTTTGGGGAAAGGAGTGGAACTAGTGCCGGTGAAAAGGAGGAATCAAAACACCTGGAACTATTAGTGAATGACAGTGAAAGAGAGGAACCAGAACAAGCGTCACTTGTGACCAATGCCTGTGAAGTTGCAAATCATGATAAGTCAGATAGTGCAGCGGTTGATACCTCCACCGTCAAAAATGGTCCTCAACCAATGGAAGAGAAGAATGTTGAAGGGATTCCTGAGACTGGAATGGAGCAATTGGCTGTATCAGAAGCTAAAGAAAATGGCACTGTGTCGAGCAGTGGTGATGCTGAGGAATTACTAGGTGGAGATCAAATTCAGGCTGGCAAATCTGTTGACGAAGGAACGTACGTCAGCTTTCAGGATGATGGATTGGAAAAAAGTGAGTCTGGCATTTCTCATTGGCCTGAGCATGATAAACCGAAATCAATTCATGATGCTCCAGAAATAGTAGAAGCAGAAGATGAAGCTAAGATTCAGATGGGGGAAGAAGCTGGCCTTGAAGGCTCAATTTCAGATGGGGATAATGATGGTATGATATTTGGAAGCTCTGAAGCAGCTAAACAGTTCATTGAGGAGTTGGAGCGGGGATCAGGTGGTAATTCATTTTCAGGTGCTGATACTTCTCTGGATCAGCCACAGAGAGTTGATGGACAAATTGTCACAGACTCTGATGATGAAGTGGACACTGATGAAGAAGGAGAAAACAAAGAATTATTTGATTCTGCTGCCTTAGCAGCCCTCTTGAAAGCTGCGACTGGTGCTGACTCAGATGGGGGAAGTATCACAATAACCTCTCAAGATGGATCTAGGCTGTTTTCGGTAGAGCGCCCTGCAGGTCTGGGGTCTTCATTGCGATCCTTGAGACCTACTCCCCGATCAAACCGCCCCAACATCTTTACTCCGTCCACTTTTTCAAACAGTGGAGAATCTGAGAGCAACTTGACCGATGAGGAGAAGAAGAAGCTGGAGAGGTTACAGCAGATCCAAGTGAAATTTTTGAGGCTTCTGCACAGGCTAGGGCTTTCAACTGATGAATCAGTAGCAGCACAAGTTATCTACAGATTAACTCTTGCTGCAGGAAGGCAAAGCGGTCAACTGTTTAGCACTGAAGCTGCCAAAGCAATGGCGCTGCAGCTTGAAGCAGAGGAGAAAGATAATTTGGACTTCTCCTTGAACATACTGGTTCTTGGCAAATCTGGAGTGGGAAAAAGTGCTACGCTAAACTCAATTTTTGGGGAAGAGAAGGCTCAGATTGACGCATTTCAGCCTGCCACAACTACTGTGAAAGAAATATCTGGATTTGTGGATGGAGTGAAGCTTCGGGTTTTTGATACACCTGGCCTCAAATGCTCAGCGATGGAACAGTCTTTCAACCGCAGTATCTTGTCCTCAGTGAAgaaattgaccaagaaaaatccACCAGACATTGTCCTTTATGTGGACAGGCTGGACGCTCAAACAAGAGACCTCAATGATCTGCCACTACTGAGGACCATATCTGGCTCTCTTGGATCCTCAACCTGGCGAAGTGCTATAGTGACCCTCACGCATGCTGCGTCTGCACCTCCAGATGGACCATCTGGTTCCCCTATGAGTTATGAGGCCTTTGTTACTCAAAGATCTCATGTTGTTCAGCACTCTATTGGGCAAGCTGTAGGTGATCTCCGCATGATGAGTCCAAGCCTTATGAATCCTGTTTCACTTGTGGAAAACCATCCTTCATGTCGGAGGAACAGGGAAGGCCAGAAGGTGCTACCTAACGGCCAAACTTGGAGACCTCAGTTGTTGTTGTTATGCTATTCAATGAAGATTTTGTCAGAAGCAGGTTCCCTCTCAAAGCCTCAAGATCCATTTGACCACCGCAAGCTCTTTGGATTCCGGGTTCGCTCACCGCCTCTTCCATATATGTTGTCTTCAATGTTGCAGTCCCGTGCACACCCAAAGCTTTCGACTGAGCAGGGTGGGGAGATTGGTGATTCTGATATCGACCTGGATGATTTGTCAGACATAGAcaatgatgatgaagatgagtATGACCAGCTTCCTCCTTTCAGGCCTCTTAGGAAAGCTCAAATTGCAAAGCTCAGCAAAGAGCAGAGGAAGGCCTACTTTGACGAGTATGACTACCGGGTGAAGCTCCTTCAGAAAAAACAATGGAAAGAGGAACTGAAGAGAATGAAAGAGatgaaaacaaagggaaaggatGCTGAGATTGTCAATGGTTTCACAGAAGAAGATGCAGATTCAGCAGCTGCAGCTCCCGTGGCAGTTCCATTACCTGACATGGTGCTGCCTCCTTCTTTCGATGGTGATAATCCTGCCTACAGATACCGATTCTTAGAGCCAACATCACAGTTTCTAGCCAGGCCTGTTCTGGATACCCATAGCTGGGATCATGATTGCGGGTATGATGGTGTCAATGTTGAAAACAGTTTGGCTATTCTGAATCGCTTTCCAGCAGCTGTCACTGTTCAAGTCACAAAAGATAAGAAAGATTTCAGCATTAGTTTGGACTCCTCTATTGCTGCTAAGCATGGCGAGAATGTGTCAAGCATGGCAGGATTTGATATCCAAAGTATTGGAAAGCAGCTTGCATATGTTGTCCGTGGTGAAACcaaattcaaaaatttgaagaagaacAGGACCGCTGGTGGGGTATCTATAACGTTCTTGGGGGAGAACGTGGTCCCTGGGATCAAGATTGAAGACCAGATTACATTGGGCAAGCAGTATGCCTTGGTAGGCAGCGCTGGGGTTGTTAGAGCTCAGCAGGACACTGCTTATGgagccaactttgagctgcagCGCAGGGAGCAGGATTTTCCTATTGGCCAGGTCCAATCCACATTCAGCATGTCAGTGATCAAATGGAGGGGGGACTTGGCTCTAGGTTTCAACAGTCTAGCTCAGTTCTCTGTCGGGCGTGGTTCAAAAGTTGCTGTGCGTGCAGGAATAAATAATAAGCTGAGTGGACAGGTTACAGTGAGGGCGAGCAGTTCAGAACATCTCTCTCTTGCACTCGCAGCTGTCATCCCGACTGTAATTTCCATCTACAAGAAACTGTGTCCTGGTGTTGGCGAGAAGCAATTGATGTATTAG
- the LOC113778535 gene encoding G-type lectin S-receptor-like serine/threonine-protein kinase LECRK3 produces the protein MAAFLFFVLSSAFYSGIAAQQSPLNISLGSSLTPTGNSSSWLSPSGIFAFGFYQQRNGYAVGIFLAGIPEKTAVWTANRDNPIFSSNVSLILSTDGRLILRLLEGQYISIANPLEPISSASMLDSGNFVLYNSEKEIIWQSFENPTNSLLPGQRLAADHELISSASETDDSRGIFRLKMQTDGHLVQYPVGTTDVAENSYWASGTNGDGPNITLNLQDDGHLYLINSSVNIVKNLSDGGHPQNKMIYLMKIDVDGIFRLYSHSLDQMGNWSILWESSADKCDPKGLCGFNGFCTKLDNLVECKCLPGFDFVNQGNWSSGCERSLFAGSCNSTDPMVNYTIEYLESTIWEDNPFFILETNTREDCAKICLEDCNCEAAFFKDGQCKKQRLPLTYGKRASDSNIALVKVGKPATKDEGVSEIHNNPPKKRKEEGRLYILIIGISLAVSGVLISVTAGVYVCRIKVSAYKQISQIGNVEFVQNVAPTAFSFAELDQATKGFREELGRGASGAVYKGILPNSKKVVAVKKLEKVLAEGEKEFQNELTVIGKTHHRNLVRLLGYCLDGTKRLLVYEYMSNGSLENILYKPENRLSWDERIRIVRDIARGILYLHEECETQIIHCDIKPQNVLMNENRCAKISDFGLAKILKHDQTRTCTAVRGTRGYVAPEWFRNLPVSVKADVYSFGIMLLEIICYRKNADWTYSGDEAILEEWAYQCFEARELYKLVGDQEVLEVRELERMIKIALWCILDEPALRPSMKKVVLMLEGTVDIPVPPSPTSFLSAI, from the coding sequence ATGGCTGCTTTTTTGTTCTTCGTCCTATCATCAGCATTCTATTCAGGAATAGCAGCTCAACAAAGCCCTCTTAACATTAGCTTAGGTTCTTCTCTAACACCCACAGGCAACTCATCATCATGGTTGTCGCCATCTGGAATATTTGCTTTTGGATTCTATCAGCAACGCAATGGCTATGCTGTGGGCATTTTTCTTGCTGGAATTCCTGAAAAGACTGCAGTTTGGACTGCCAACAGGGATAACCCCATTTTTTCTAGCAATGTTTCGCTGATTTTGTCTACAGATGGCAGGCTCATCTTGCGCCTGCTAGAAGGCCAATACATATCAATTGCTAATCCTTTGGAACCCATTTCTTCAGCTTCCATGTTggattctggaaattttgtgtTATACAATTCTGAAAAGGAAATCATATGGCAAAGTTTCGAGAATCCAACTAATAGTTTATTGCCCGGTCAGCGATTGGCAGCTGATCACGAGCTCATATCCAGTGCTTCAGAAACTGACGATTCAAGAGGAATTTTTCGTCTGAAGATGCAAACGGATGGACACCTTGTACAGTACCCTGTGGGCACAACAGATGTAGCGGAAAATTCTTACTGGGCATCTGGAACTAATGGAGACGGTCCAAATATAACTCTAAATCTCCAGGATGATGGGCATCTGTACTTGATCAATTCAAGTGTTAATATAGTGAAGAATCTTTCTGATGGAGGACATCCTCAGAACAAGATGATCTATTTGATGAAGATTGATGTGGATGGTATTTTCCGATTGTATTCACATTCGTTAGATCAGATGGGCAATTGGTCGATCCTATGGGAATCTTCAGCTGATAAATGTGATCCTAAAGGCCTTTGTGGGTTCAATGGCTTCTGTACAAAACTGGATAACTTGGTTGAATGCAAATGCCTTCCTGGATTTGACTTTGTCAATCAAGGCAATTGGAGCTCGGGCTGTGAGAGAAGTTTGTTTGCAGGTAGCTGTAATTCCACGGATCCAATGGTCAATTACACCATTGAGTACTTGGAATCTACTATATGGGAAGATAACCCCTTTTTCATATTGGAAACAAACACGAGAGAAGATTGTGCAAAGATTTGTCTTGAAGATTGCAACTGTGAAGCGGCATTCTTCAAAGATGGACAATGCAAGAAGCAGAGGCTCCCATTGACATATGGAAAAAGAGCAAGTGACTCCAATATTGCTCTAGTCAAGGTAGGAAAACCTGCAACTAAGGATGAAGGTGTAAGTGAAATTCACAATAATCctcccaaaaaaagaaaggaagaaggtCGTTTGTATATCCTGATTATTGGGATTTCCCTTGCTGTTTCTGGAGTCCTGATCTCTGTAACTGCTGGAGTTTATGTTTGCAGAATTAAGGTATCAGCATATAAGCAGATATCGCAAATTGGAAATGTTGAATTTGTGCAGAATGTAGCTCCAACAGCCTTTAGCTTTGCTGAACTAGATCAAGCAACGAAGGGATTCAGAGAAGAGTTGGGCAGAGGAGCGTCTGGGGCTGTGTATAAAGGGATTTTGCCAAATTCCAAGAAGGTTGTGGCTGTAAAGAAACTCGAGAAAGTATTAGCAGAAGGGGAAAAGGAGTTTCAGAATGAACTCACAGTGATTGGGAAAACACATCATCGTAATCTTGTCCGGCTACTGGGCTACTGCCTTGATGGCACTAAGAGGCTTCTAGTTTACGAGTATATGAGCAATGGATCATTGGAAAATATCCTGTACAAACCAGAGAACCGCCTGAGTTGGGATGAAAGAATTAGAATTGTCCGTGACATTGCAAGAGGTATTCTTTACCTTCATGAAGAGTGTGAGACACAAATCATCCATTGTGACATCAAACCTCAGAACGTACTCATGAATGAAAACAGGTGTGCCAAGATTTCTGATTTTGGGTTGGCAAAGATATTAAAACATGATCAAACCAGAACTTGTACTGCAGtaagaggaacaagaggttATGTTGCACCAGAATGGTTCCGGAACTTGCCCGTGTCAGTAAAAGCAGATGTTTACAGCTTTGGAATTATGCTATTAGAGATCATATGCTACCGAAAAAATGCAGACTGGACCTATTCTGGGGATGAAGCTATTCTTGAAGAATGGGCTTATCAGTGTTTCGAGGCTAGGGAGCTATATAAATTGGTTGGTGATCAGGAGGTTCTTGAAGTGAGAGAACTGGAAAGAATGATCAAGATAGCTCTCTGGTGCATCCTGGATGAGCCTGCTCTTCGTCCATCCATGAAGAAAGTCGTTCTGATGCTGGAAGGAACTGTTGATATTCCAGTTCCTCCAAGTCCTACATCTTTTCTAAGTGCCATATAA